Proteins encoded by one window of Lathyrus oleraceus cultivar Zhongwan6 chromosome 1, CAAS_Psat_ZW6_1.0, whole genome shotgun sequence:
- the LOC127083316 gene encoding kinesin-like protein KIN-14C isoform X1 — protein sequence MASRNQNRPPRSPSTMQKKGVGAEEIPSDKRRRIGGEKLVGLGRGRAPFGALNNKSEVNEVSGAGGGSSDGSEGSVVDFTEEEVDALLEERMKKGIPRDTKKKMENMVDLIKRLKQCVRWFKGKKEKLQTDLESAEKKCVDTENEMKTKIDELNEAILNLRTTISSLEEKVAMEESDKQEVTECYRKEKEARSVAEQTNISLSTELEKVCDEKSAIERKAIATEDLYKRSQEYNISLQQYNSRLQSNLETVNEAHKRLETEKSSIVENLSNARGHNKALQEQLASLKASQDEATKGKDMLATELKFLRDELKQIRDDRDHQLGQVQALTGEVAKYKEYTGKSSEQLDTLTVKTSALEEVCTSQRQQIDMLQKQLTAEREKLKMADLSFSETRTVFEKQETVISQLRERLAEKEFQVIEGESLRKKLHNTILELKGNIRVFCRVRPLLPDDGPAADMVVSFPSSTEALGRGIELAQSGQKYSFSFDKVFNQEASQEDVFTEISQLVQSALDGYKVCIFAYGQTGSGKTYTMVGRPGLPELKGLIPRSLEQIFLVSQSLKDQGWKYTMQASVLEIYNETIRDLLAPTENPGKKYNIIHDANGKNTYVPDLTIVDVCGADEISTLLQRAAQSRSVGRTQMNEQSSRSHFVFTLRISGINENTEQQVQGVLNLIDLAGSERLSKSGATGDRLNETKAINKSLSCLSDVIFALAKKEDHVPFRNSKLTTLLQPCLGGDSKTLMFVNISPDPTSTGESLCSLRFAARVNSCEIGIPRRQTSTKSSSDSRLSYG from the exons ATGGCTTCCCGGAACCAGAACCGGCCACCGCGAAGTCCCTCCACT ATGCAGAAAAAAGGGGTAGGTGCTGAGGAAATTCCTTCTGACAAGCGGAGAAGGATTGGTGGTGAAAAATTGGTGGGACTGGGTAGAGGTAGGGCTCCATTTGGTGCGCTCAACAACAAATCGGAAGTCAATGAAGTTAGCGGTGCTGGTGGTGGTTCTTCCGACGGATCTGAAGGTAGCGTAGTTGATTTCACTGAAGAGGAAGTAGATGCTCTGTTGGAAGAGAGGATGAAAAAGGGGATTCCCCGTGATACTAAG AAAAAAATGGAGAATATGGTGGATCTAATCAAGAGACTTAAACAATGTGTAAGGTGGTTTAAGGGTAAAAAGGAGAAGCTTCAGACAGATCTTGAATCAGCTGAGAAGAAATGCGTTGATACCG AGAATGAGATGAAAACTAAGATAGATGAATTGAACGAGGCCATATTAAATTTGAGGACGACGATTTCTTCTCTAGAAGAGAAGGTTGCAATGGAAGAATCAGATAAACAG GAAGTGACTGAATGTTATCGGAAAGAAAAAGAAGCCAGAAGTGTAGCTGAGCAGACGAACATTTCTCTTTCAACTGAACTTGAGAAAGTTTGTGATGAGAAATCCGCTATTGAACGGAAG GCCATTGCAACTGAGGACCTCTACAAGCGATCACAAGAGTATAATATCAGTTTGCAGCAGTACAATAGTCGCCTTCAGTCAAATCTGGAAACAGTTAATGAGGCACATAAACGACTGGAAACAGAGAAATCAAGTATTGTTGAGAACCTTAGCAATGCAAGAGGCCACAATAAGGCATTGCAAGAGCAGCTGGCATCTCTGAAA GCTTCACAAGACGAGGCTACAAAGGGTAAAGACATGTTAGCCACTGAACTCAAATTCCTCCGAGATGAGTTAAAACAAATTAGAGACGACCGTGATCACCAACTTGGACAAGTACAAGCTTTAACCGGAGAAGTAGCAAAATACAAGGAATATACAGGGAAGTCAAGCGAACAACTGGATACATTGACGGTTAAAACAAGTGCTCTCGAG GAGGTATGTACTTCACAAAGACAACAAATAGACATGTTGCAGAAGCAGTTGACGGCTGAAAGAGAGAAGTTGAAG ATGGCCGATTTGTCTTTTTCAGAAACAAGAACGGTGTTTGAAAAACAGGAAACAGTTATAAGTCAACTACGAGAGAGATTGGCAGAAAAAGAATTCCAAGTAATTGAAGGAGAGTCATTAAGAAAGAAACTGCACAACACTATTCTT GAATTAAAAGGAAATATCCGTGTGTTCTGCCGTGTCCGACCTTTGTTACCGGATGATGGTCCTGCAGCAGACATGGTAGTTTCTTTCCCTTCATCAACAGAAGCTCTTGGCCGAGGCATTGAATTGGCACAGAGCG GGCAGAAGTATTCTTTTTCATTTGACAAAGTATTTAATCAAGAGGCTTCTCAGGAGGATGTTTTCACAGAGATTTCACAGCTTGTACAAAGTGCACTTGATGGGTACAAG GTTTGCATTTTTGCTTACGGACAAACAGGTTCTGGAAAAACCTATACGATGGTTGGCAGGCCTGGTCTCCCTGAGCTGAAAGGCTTGATACCGCGTTCACTTGAACAAATATTTCTCGTTAGTCAATCTCTGAAAGATCAAGGTTGGAAGTACACTATGCAG GCCTCGGTACTTGAAATATACAACGAGACGATAAGGGATTTGTTAGCACCCACAGAAAATCCTGGAAAAAAGTACAATATTATACACGATGCCAATGGAAAAAACACATATGTTCCCGACCTGACTATTGTGGACGTGTGCGGTGCAGATGAGATTTCCACTCTCCTACAACGGGCTGCACAAAGCAG GTCAGTAGGAAGAACACAGATGAATGAACAATCGTCACGAAGTCACTTTGTTTTTACTCTTCGCATAAGCGGCATTAATGAG AACACCGAGCAACAGGTTCAAGGTGTGCTAAACCTGATTGATCTTGCTGGAAGTGAAAGACTGTCAAAAAGTGGAGCAACTGGGGACCGTTTGAATGAAACTAAG GCGATAAACAAAAGTCTTTCCTGTTTGAGTGATGTCATTTTTGCCTTGGCGAAAAAAGAGGATCATGTCCCCTTCAGGAATTCTAAACTGACAACCCTTCTCCAG CCATGTCTTGGTGGAGATTCAAAGACTTTAATGTTTGTAAATATTTCGCCTGACCCAACTTCAACAGGAGAGTCACTTTGTTCTCTTCGTTTTGCCGCGAGAGTAAATAGTTGTGAGATTGGTATTCCTCGGCGCCAGACATCCACGAAGTCCTCCTCCGATTCTCGTTTGAGCTACGGCTAA
- the LOC127083316 gene encoding kinesin-like protein KIN-14C isoform X2: MASRNQNRPPRSPSTKKGVGAEEIPSDKRRRIGGEKLVGLGRGRAPFGALNNKSEVNEVSGAGGGSSDGSEGSVVDFTEEEVDALLEERMKKGIPRDTKKKMENMVDLIKRLKQCVRWFKGKKEKLQTDLESAEKKCVDTENEMKTKIDELNEAILNLRTTISSLEEKVAMEESDKQEVTECYRKEKEARSVAEQTNISLSTELEKVCDEKSAIERKAIATEDLYKRSQEYNISLQQYNSRLQSNLETVNEAHKRLETEKSSIVENLSNARGHNKALQEQLASLKASQDEATKGKDMLATELKFLRDELKQIRDDRDHQLGQVQALTGEVAKYKEYTGKSSEQLDTLTVKTSALEEVCTSQRQQIDMLQKQLTAEREKLKMADLSFSETRTVFEKQETVISQLRERLAEKEFQVIEGESLRKKLHNTILELKGNIRVFCRVRPLLPDDGPAADMVVSFPSSTEALGRGIELAQSGQKYSFSFDKVFNQEASQEDVFTEISQLVQSALDGYKVCIFAYGQTGSGKTYTMVGRPGLPELKGLIPRSLEQIFLVSQSLKDQGWKYTMQASVLEIYNETIRDLLAPTENPGKKYNIIHDANGKNTYVPDLTIVDVCGADEISTLLQRAAQSRSVGRTQMNEQSSRSHFVFTLRISGINENTEQQVQGVLNLIDLAGSERLSKSGATGDRLNETKAINKSLSCLSDVIFALAKKEDHVPFRNSKLTTLLQPCLGGDSKTLMFVNISPDPTSTGESLCSLRFAARVNSCEIGIPRRQTSTKSSSDSRLSYG, translated from the exons ATGGCTTCCCGGAACCAGAACCGGCCACCGCGAAGTCCCTCCACT AAAAAAGGGGTAGGTGCTGAGGAAATTCCTTCTGACAAGCGGAGAAGGATTGGTGGTGAAAAATTGGTGGGACTGGGTAGAGGTAGGGCTCCATTTGGTGCGCTCAACAACAAATCGGAAGTCAATGAAGTTAGCGGTGCTGGTGGTGGTTCTTCCGACGGATCTGAAGGTAGCGTAGTTGATTTCACTGAAGAGGAAGTAGATGCTCTGTTGGAAGAGAGGATGAAAAAGGGGATTCCCCGTGATACTAAG AAAAAAATGGAGAATATGGTGGATCTAATCAAGAGACTTAAACAATGTGTAAGGTGGTTTAAGGGTAAAAAGGAGAAGCTTCAGACAGATCTTGAATCAGCTGAGAAGAAATGCGTTGATACCG AGAATGAGATGAAAACTAAGATAGATGAATTGAACGAGGCCATATTAAATTTGAGGACGACGATTTCTTCTCTAGAAGAGAAGGTTGCAATGGAAGAATCAGATAAACAG GAAGTGACTGAATGTTATCGGAAAGAAAAAGAAGCCAGAAGTGTAGCTGAGCAGACGAACATTTCTCTTTCAACTGAACTTGAGAAAGTTTGTGATGAGAAATCCGCTATTGAACGGAAG GCCATTGCAACTGAGGACCTCTACAAGCGATCACAAGAGTATAATATCAGTTTGCAGCAGTACAATAGTCGCCTTCAGTCAAATCTGGAAACAGTTAATGAGGCACATAAACGACTGGAAACAGAGAAATCAAGTATTGTTGAGAACCTTAGCAATGCAAGAGGCCACAATAAGGCATTGCAAGAGCAGCTGGCATCTCTGAAA GCTTCACAAGACGAGGCTACAAAGGGTAAAGACATGTTAGCCACTGAACTCAAATTCCTCCGAGATGAGTTAAAACAAATTAGAGACGACCGTGATCACCAACTTGGACAAGTACAAGCTTTAACCGGAGAAGTAGCAAAATACAAGGAATATACAGGGAAGTCAAGCGAACAACTGGATACATTGACGGTTAAAACAAGTGCTCTCGAG GAGGTATGTACTTCACAAAGACAACAAATAGACATGTTGCAGAAGCAGTTGACGGCTGAAAGAGAGAAGTTGAAG ATGGCCGATTTGTCTTTTTCAGAAACAAGAACGGTGTTTGAAAAACAGGAAACAGTTATAAGTCAACTACGAGAGAGATTGGCAGAAAAAGAATTCCAAGTAATTGAAGGAGAGTCATTAAGAAAGAAACTGCACAACACTATTCTT GAATTAAAAGGAAATATCCGTGTGTTCTGCCGTGTCCGACCTTTGTTACCGGATGATGGTCCTGCAGCAGACATGGTAGTTTCTTTCCCTTCATCAACAGAAGCTCTTGGCCGAGGCATTGAATTGGCACAGAGCG GGCAGAAGTATTCTTTTTCATTTGACAAAGTATTTAATCAAGAGGCTTCTCAGGAGGATGTTTTCACAGAGATTTCACAGCTTGTACAAAGTGCACTTGATGGGTACAAG GTTTGCATTTTTGCTTACGGACAAACAGGTTCTGGAAAAACCTATACGATGGTTGGCAGGCCTGGTCTCCCTGAGCTGAAAGGCTTGATACCGCGTTCACTTGAACAAATATTTCTCGTTAGTCAATCTCTGAAAGATCAAGGTTGGAAGTACACTATGCAG GCCTCGGTACTTGAAATATACAACGAGACGATAAGGGATTTGTTAGCACCCACAGAAAATCCTGGAAAAAAGTACAATATTATACACGATGCCAATGGAAAAAACACATATGTTCCCGACCTGACTATTGTGGACGTGTGCGGTGCAGATGAGATTTCCACTCTCCTACAACGGGCTGCACAAAGCAG GTCAGTAGGAAGAACACAGATGAATGAACAATCGTCACGAAGTCACTTTGTTTTTACTCTTCGCATAAGCGGCATTAATGAG AACACCGAGCAACAGGTTCAAGGTGTGCTAAACCTGATTGATCTTGCTGGAAGTGAAAGACTGTCAAAAAGTGGAGCAACTGGGGACCGTTTGAATGAAACTAAG GCGATAAACAAAAGTCTTTCCTGTTTGAGTGATGTCATTTTTGCCTTGGCGAAAAAAGAGGATCATGTCCCCTTCAGGAATTCTAAACTGACAACCCTTCTCCAG CCATGTCTTGGTGGAGATTCAAAGACTTTAATGTTTGTAAATATTTCGCCTGACCCAACTTCAACAGGAGAGTCACTTTGTTCTCTTCGTTTTGCCGCGAGAGTAAATAGTTGTGAGATTGGTATTCCTCGGCGCCAGACATCCACGAAGTCCTCCTCCGATTCTCGTTTGAGCTACGGCTAA